A stretch of Porites lutea chromosome 5, jaPorLute2.1, whole genome shotgun sequence DNA encodes these proteins:
- the LOC140939088 gene encoding uncharacterized protein — protein MAYQYSHLPHGLPQYLPPGCKFLSCHDAQNVLRSCSTWRLPNGTLVTPLGGELYQVVEVPANCDERCSLHQSRRSAPSSVALITENSALLRNDWLRFRHYSSDHEDPSCFAEGVSRLPPFYRDGPRCNCQLCVTTLYPDRLYEHHLSQMKPHDMMCRLREERLSPLLHKQKTEALESPGAFPFALSHQSSSSSLNSPQEEQRRQKQKRFQCMHCEKSFGKSSHLRDHIRTHTGDRPFRCQFCNKAFTQYSNLRTHTRIHTGEKPFKCHHCNKSFTQAVTLRSHTRTHTGDRPYHCKRCSKSFACFSGLKGHHRVHSELEQEELEI, from the exons ATGGCATATCAATATTCGCATTTACCTCACGGACTACCACAATATCTACCACCGGGCTGCAAGTTTCTGAGCTGCCACGACGCGCAAAATGTACTGCGAAGTTGCTCGACTTGGAGACTTCCAAATGGGACTTTGGTCACCCCATTGGGAGGTGAACTTTACCAGGTTGTCGAGGTTCCAGCGAACTGCGACGAACGATGCTCATTGCACCAG TCACGACGTTCAGCCCCATCTTCAGTTGCTTTGATCACCGAGAACTCCGCTTTGCTGAGAAATGACTGGCTTCGATTTCGGCATTACTCATCAGATCACGAGGACCCTTCCTGCTTTGCCGAGGGAGTGTCAAGATTACCACCATTCTACAGAG ATGGCCCTCGCTGCAACTGTCAACTCTGCGTCACCACCTTGTATCCCGATCGCCTTTACGAGCACCACCTGTCGCAGATGAAACCGCATGATATGATGTGCAGGCTCAGGGAAGAAAGATTATCTCCTTTGCTTCATAAACAAAAAACCGAGGCATTGGAAAGTCCAGGAGCTTTTCCTTTTGCTCTTTCACATCAATCTTCGTCTTCGTCGTTGAATTCACCTCAAGAGGAACAAAGACGACAAAAGCAAAAGCGATTTCAATGCATGCACTGTGAGAAGTCCTTCGGCAAATCCTCGCATCTTCGGGATCACATCCGAACTCACACCGGCGATCGGCCCTTTCGCTGTCAGTTTTGCAACAAGGCGTTCACACAATACTCGAACTTGAGAACGCACACACGCATTCATACAGGTGAAAAACCATTTAAGTGTCACCACTGTAACAAAAGCTTCACCCAGGCTGTCACGCTTCGCAGTCACACAAGAACTCACACTGGAGACCGACCATACCATTGTAAGCGATGCAGTAAATCGTTTGCCTGTTTTTCCGGTTTGAAAGGACATCACAGAGTCCACTCAGAATTGGAACAGGAGGAACTAGAAATCTGA